Within the Nicotiana tabacum cultivar K326 chromosome 11, ASM71507v2, whole genome shotgun sequence genome, the region caggaaaggaaacatactagtaattacttaagaaaatcgaatttccaacaattagaacaagtacgcactcgtcacctcacgtacaaggcatttcaattaccaaatataccaatcctaaggggaaggtaccccacacaaagttagacaagccacttacctcgaaccggctcaaaatcaacacaacaccacgtctttgccacgagtattcgactccaaatggcccaaatctattcaattcaattgcataatataaataacacttcaagtaactgattctacaattataTTCTAatctaatacgcgaaattatgtaaaaatgaccaaaatgcccctcgggcccacgtctcggaattgtgTAAAATGTATAGTTtcagaatccttacactctcacgagtcaaccatacaaaaattattcaaatccgatgtcaaatccccaatcaaaactcaatttcttagcctaagaactttttccaattttcatacaaattccgaaattaaaaagtgaattcatgtttagattaataggttacaagcaaaaataagttaagaatcattacccaatcgatacctctgaaaatccctcaaaatcttgctcaaatccgagctcccaagcttatgttttgataaaaatggctaaacccttgattttgaaatcttatatctgcccagaaaattccttcttcgcgaacgcggtcaaagcctcgagttcgcaaagcacaaaataactttgaccaattttccttcttcgcgaatgcgaccgtcACTCCGCGAACGCGATACCTTGCACAGACGAACATTCGCAAACGCGAAAGGCACCACACCAACGAGATGCACAAAACTCCACTGGGCCAATTCCTCTTCTGCGAACGCGAATCCCAATAGCGAACGCATAGCACAACCATCCAGCCTCTTCGCGAACGCCGAGgccctctcgcgaacacgaaggccaaacTTTCCCCCAGTCCCAACtcctcttcgtgaatgcgagaaccccctcgcaaacgcgaagaaggaaaccagaactgactgctgcaacattttctacaattttctaagttccaaaaatgacccgttgagcatccgaaacacacccgaggcccccgggacctcaactaaacctgcaaaccaatcctaaaacatcattcaaacttgttccaaccttcggaacgctcaaaacaacatcaaaacacctatttttcatcggattcaagcttaaaaattccaaaactctaaaaatacacttttgatcaaaaaatctatcaaacctcatccgaatgagctgaaattttgcacacacattccaaatgacatgacaaaactactgcaactcttggaattccattccgaccctcaaaTTAAAATATCACTATTGAACcgaaaactttaaaaacttaactttcggcatttcaagtctaaattagctacgaacctccaaaacacactccgaacatgctcctaacctcgaaatcacccaacagagctaacgaaaccatcagatttccattctgaggccgtcttcatactattctgactttggtcaactttccaacacttaaactctcatttagggactaagtgtccccaaactctccgaaactcaaaaccgaacttCCCGGCAAATcgaaatagtagaaataaacttggggaaagcagttaataggggatcagggcattaattcttaaaacgaccggcctggTAGTCACAGAAAATCACTTTTACATGTCCCTATACAGATAAGTCACCTaaaggctatatatatatagagctTTGCTAGGCAGGACTAAGCCATGTATATATAGATGACCACATATGCTCAGATGACACCAGTATCCAAGACTTTTATGTTATTTTCCCAGAAATGCATAATGTATTTTACTGAGATTGGTAATATCTAAATAAAGTAACTAAATACTAAGAgtatgaaaaatagaaaatgttaTTAGCTCAAACGTCTCGAAGATACCCTGACAGCATGTGCCTAGAGGAGCAATTTGTAAACATGATGATAATCTTTAAGGATGAAATAGAAATCAGCTTCAGGGTCCATATTTCAAAAAGACTACGGATTTGTGAATTGAATATTTGTGGTTTTTTCATTTGATTGCCAATTAGCTTAACTTCTCAGTCCCATCACCACCTTTGAACAATTTACCAACACATATAAGGCTGATCGTTTCAAGGTGTGATCCTATTGCAACTTTTcttgttcctttttttttccagataTTCTTAATAAACACTACAAAAGTAGGAAGCAAAGCCAATTAAAAAAGGGGAACACAATAATAGAGAAAGCCTTACCagaaatattgatattgataGAAGATGAAATCAAAGAGAGAAATCGAGAGTTAACGGAGAAAATACAGAGGTCAAGAACAATTTTGATATTTATGGAGAATTGAAGGAGTGAATAGTCAGCAGTTGTTATGCATTGTTAGTTCACTGCCGGCGTAGTCGCCATATTCTAGTGTACGTGTAGGTCAGCAAAATTCTGCCATAAGATTTCAGATCACAATAGACATATCCCGTTCTTCAAATTATGATTGGGAAAGTATACTCAGGCGTAACTGGACCACGAGTGCCCTCGAGGCTTACGAACCAACTATAATCTCAACTTTATCTCGCAACTTTCAATACAATTGTATATTCTGAAAGTATACATAGATGATACTAAGAGAGATTTGATAGTTTGAGGCATGATCCAAAGAGTAACTGAGGTCATTAAAGAACGCTAACTTCACTCATCTCTATTCTATGACCTTAGAATGAATCAGTATATATATTATGTGAGATATGTTAGAGTATAATAAAAGGAAAGGTAAAAAAAGAAACCTACTCTTTTCAACATCTGCTTTGGATTGCTCTCCTTTCTCAAACCTCTGACAAATCTTCCAGACTGATGTCCTAGAATATACCACCTTTTGTCATttgtgaatgagctttctagaaaaaggaaaaagaattatAATTAAGCATGTGTAGGAGGAACAAACCTCCTTAGTACTGAAAATGTATTCTAAAAGGCAGGAAAATGATGTGATATTTCACCATTCTTAGATGATATTCTAACCCCTTTGGCTACTTCAGTAGCGCTAAGAAACACATTGGTCAGAATAAGAAGACATATAACATGATAAACTTCCAAATTCATTGCTAAAGTCTTAAATAGTACACATAGTGAATGTAAGTTGACTAAACAGTGGCAAGTAGAATAACTGAAGGCAGATACATGGAAGGATATTAAATCACCTATCTTTTTCTAGCCAAATACCTCTTAAAGGATCCATGAGTTGAAGTCGAATTCTGTTGGCTAGGCTCTCCCATAATTGATGGCTTCTCATCATTAATTCCTTTTATCAGTAGCTAATGATTTGTGTGCCTTCCATATGTATCCTTGACATAGAACTCGTTGAAATGCCAATGATAATGTAAATTAAAATCCACAATCAATAAGTCAAGACACTATAAATCTAAccgatcaaattgaatggacaATCAATATCCAATTCGAAAGTATCCAGCTCCAAAATTTCACAGGCTATGTAACCGTTTCGTAGAAGAGCCAAGATTATGTGCAAAACTATCAATATAAGAAGCAAGAAGTTCACCGCACAACAAAGAATTATCAACATGATTTGTATCAACTTTTTGTGATTCTCCATCCAAACATGTGGGGTACTCCATTTCACACTTAACTTTAGCATCCGAAGACTGCCCTGATTCTTTGGCAACTTCCACTTCctaaacaacaaaataaaaattaatgtaTGGAAAATGTAGCAAAATGCACACAGGTAGATATAATTACTTGGAAGTATGTTCACGAGTCTAATACTTGCAATTTTGTAAATCAAAATAAAGTAGTCAGAAGAGTTTAACTGTAATTTAATCAAAACGTATAACGTAGTAGTTTGATATGTTCTGCTCGCTTTATTCCAGGTATATGACATGTCTTTATCTTGTAAAATTTTGGAATGCAAATGCAATTCCTAATTAATAAGCAcaaaaaagaaagcagaagttaGTCACAGTAAAAATAAAATTGGTAAGTATTTTGATACATATACATATAGTCGGCGATGTTGCTTTTAAGAGACAGTAAACCCTCCTCCTTTGTTTGGAATTGGGTCCGGTTGGGTTACAGTATAAATGGAGTTCCTTTTGGTTCTTCACATAAGAATCAGCTGTAATAGTTAAGCAAGAATCAACCTTATAGAAAAAGAAATGTTAAAGCAACCATCAAGTTTTTCAAGTATGTCACCAAGCAAGTATCTAAATGATATGAATACATCAGCTataatacttttttttattttctgttagtgagctttaaattttttttcacATGCAGTAGTTATGTTCTAAATTATTGGCATGAAAGAACCTAATAGTATTGATGCAAGAAAATGCATCTGGATTATCAAATAATATTGAAGCAAGAAAAAGAAAGTAAGATAGATGGACAAAATAAGACAGAGATGGAGCAGATTATACATGCCATAGAAACAGTAAAATCAAATAGATACAACATCGAGCTATTTATTGCGCATTAAAAAGAACGATAAAAGTTTAGCATGGATTTGCAAGAACAGAAGTTAACCTTTTGTTATTACATAGTAAAGGTGCAAAAAATATGTTTCAACAAGAATCGTTAAATGAATAATAAGCATACAGGTAATGGTAAAAATACCTCTGTAACAACATCAGAGTAATTCCCGGGACGATGTCAAACCTCAAGCCAACTTGTCATGAATTATATGAGCACATTACAAGAATAAAACTTGGGGCCATCCAGTGGAACTATTTATGGAAAATCTTTTTGAATGATTTCATTATACACTATATTGTAAGTTGAATGATCATCATCGCTATCTGTTGTGGCTGATCAAATTAACAGTTTTACACAATTGGAACCTTTTGCTCTTGATAGCACTATGTAGAGCTGACCGTGGGAAAAAACAGGTTCGCGTAAATAAACTCCCACGAAGTCCAATGTTTGACCTTCAGCTTTATTTATTGTCATAGAAAAATATAATCTCACAGGAAATTGTGTGCTTTTGAAAGGAATATGCAATTTTTCATCTGCTGATGATAAAAATAGTATTTTGGGAATAAATACATGCGTATTCTTAAAGTCCCCAATGGAAATTTTAGCACTTGTAACATGTTTTCGAAGATCACAACATATAAGTCGTGTACCATTGCATAAACCTTCACATGGATTTAAATTTCGTAACAACATAACAGGACAATTCTTTTTCAAGGTCAATTTATGGGGAGGCAAACCAGCAGGATGTAAAGTATGCAAAAGATCTTCATATTAACTTTGATCGTTTGCTTCAATAGTCTCATCAAATGCAACATATGTTTTAGGATCACCAAAAAATTGAGCTATGAGCAAATCATTTATTTCATCAACAAAGTCATTTTTGGTTGTCAGAATTACACGCGAAGTTATAGAAGATGCATCGAAAAAACATGTATGTAGATCTGGATAAGTAACTCTAAACAACAGATCTAATGATtgattttcagaaatgaaagggataacaaaataattagggatttcaattttgttatggctatttttttttcttgtccATTTCCAATTCTCATCAAATATTCACAAAAGGTAGGATCTGTCTTTGCATACATATTTTCTGGTAATCGTAGTTTTTCTAGTTGATTCCAAATTTCAGAATATAATAAGCTTTCTTGAataaaatcttctttttttcctaCTCCTAACAACCGAGAGAGTTTGTATAAAATCACCACCGAAAACGATCACTTTTCCTCCAAATAGAGCATTTGTATCCATTAGATCCTTCAAGAGAATATTAAAAGTTTCTATCACTTTCTTTTTTGCCATAGATACTTCATCCCAGACAATCAGTTTTGCATCACGTATTAAAGCTGCAAGTGCGCTTTGCTTACTAATGTTGCAAGAATATTTTTCATTGATATCAATAGGAAATTTAAAGCGGGAGTGAGCAGTTCATCCTCTTGGGATAATCGAAACTGCAACACCTGAACTTGCTGTTGCTAAAGCGACAAAACCTTTTGATCGTACAACAACTAATAAAGCACGATATGGAAAAGTTTTTCCAATTCCTCCAGGTCCGTCAACGAACAATGCTCCTGATTTGTTAGAAAATATCCTATCAAGAATGGTGTCATACGCTTTTCGTTGTTCAGTATTTAATTTTCTCTCTAAAAGCAAATCTTCTCTAACAATGATATTCTTTCAAACTGAGAGTCATTGGTTTCTCTGATAGCAGCTGAAAGTTTAATTTTCTCAGGAATAAGATTATATTTATTAATATCACGTctcataaaatgcaaaacatcaTTAATATGATTTAAAGCCATAAAACGAATATCTTTAGCATTCATGTTAGGTAGAATCTTAAAATCTTCGGACATTGAATCTTCAAATTGTTTCCAAAGTTCTGCTAGATTAGAGGGATTACAGTACACTAATATTATTGCAAATAAACGCCTTAAACTCTATGGCATTTGATAATTTGTAGCTTCAGACATACATTCAACCAAGTTGTTATCACAGTGTAACAATCCTCTTTTTTCTGCAGCCTCTCTAAATGTATTATAATATTTGCCGTCAACTTTACATAAGTCCTGATATGATTTTGGTCCTCTAACATTCATTAACAATAATCTCAGATAATATCTTTCACCTTCTGTTGGATGACATGTTACAACACGTCCAATTACATTACCCTTTGTTCGACGTGTCCACATTTTTTCCTTAAATGACCATACAAAGTACTCAGGAAATTCTttatataataataacaattgCATAGCATCTTTATTTGTTCTGTTCATAACAAAGAATTCAGTTAACATTGTTTTTCGAATCATTAGATTACTCAGTATTCTATCAACATTCTCAATACTTTTAAAAGAGACAAATTGTTGTCCTTCTAAATGTAACTGAAGGTGAAAAACACTTGGAGTCATTTCACTTATTGGAAAACGAAGTAATCGCCACGCAGCTTCTGGAGGCGAAACCCATCTAGCAGATTGATATTCTTTTATTTCATCTATGTCTATATCTGTATCACTAGCATGTATATGAAATGTAATTTTATCGTGTCCTTTGCAAATATATTTGTAAATATATTTCACTACCTTGATATCAGAACAAACTTCAACATTCATATGACAATTATACTTGCATAGCAAAAATGGATTATATGCAACTACCCAAGAATTATCGAGAAACTCACCTCTTGCTTCTACAGCTTCTCCGATTTCTCCTTCTGTATATTGGATATGAATTCTTCCCTTTTAATGTTTGTTCAGCAAAATCTTTTGGATACTTGAATTTGCAGTTATTATTTTTCATGCAAATATTTATAGGATTTACCTTTCCACAACGAACATGCATCATATGTTTAATAACAAGTAAATATAAATCGCGATCTTTTTTAGAATCAGGCAATTCTGCACAGACAAATTTATCATAAGATTCAGGAGTCAGTAATTTGTGTTCATCAGCAAGTATAATAAGGAAATGAGCATGTGGAAGACCGCATTTTTTAAATTCTATAGTATACATGAATCCAACAACTCTTCCAAAGATTTGTCTTTTTAAAATATCTATCTTTAATTCTTCTACCTTTGCTCTGAAAATTCTAATAACTAAATCAGGTCTGTTCTGTACCTCATCAGCTAGTAACAAATGTTCTTTTATTTCTGGCCAAGAAGGATTACAAGTCATTGTTATAAAGAAATCAGGTTTTCCAAAATATTGTATCAATGCGATAGCATCCATGTATCGTCGGCGCATGTCCCTTGGTCCCCCTATAAATGTAACAGGGAGGAACGTTTTCTTTCCAATTTTAGAGGCTTCTCTTTCACCAAATCTTAAAATATCAAGGAGTCTTTGCAAGAATTCAATTCTAAATAAATCTGGATTAAATGAGAAGAAGTCTAATCTTTGTGTTTCAAGTTTTATATATACATCTACTATAAACTGTTGGAATATTCTTCCACAATGTATCACTTCATTTGTTTCATTATCTCTTATTTGAAATTTGTAACAGTAATACTCTCGACAAGACACTGTATCTCTTTTTCGTTTTCCTTTTTGTAATGATTCGTCTTCCATATCAAGAAATCCATCAACTGAACATATGTTTGATATATTGGGCAACTATTCATGTTCACAGTAAGCTGTACGTTTCGTcacattatttgtttgaataataTTTTTGATTCTACAATGCCATCCATTTTCACCGAAGGGAAATAATAACGGATATTGCAATGGATCATAACATCTATAATAATAATGTACTAATTGAGCTCTATTACTGTGGGTATAAATTCAAATATGTGGTGCAAAAATGTCTGTAGGATTTTCTTCAAGCCATAATGCTGCAACCTCTGATGAGCTGGGTAAGTTATATGTCCGTTGATCTAAGGTTGAGTGACATTTAAGAGCAATATAGAAATCAGATAATTGGGGAACATTTAAGAGATATTTTAGGAAAATAGTGTGTGGATTTACTTTCAATATATCCATCAACTTTTTCATTATTGATTCATTAATTCTTGTCGAACAAGCCATCCTATTAGCTAGTTCATTATCATGATCATAGAAATACAACTGTAAATTCCTGGGTTTTTCATTCGAAGGAATTAAATCATCTATAAAATGATACATTTGCCCCTGGACTTTAAATGTGTAGATACCGCAATTTCTTCTCGCTAGCTCTTTTGTCATACTTTACACCAAGTGAAGTAAATGCAAACATGTTGTTGTACGTTCTAATATAAGTTCGAAAGTTTTCAGATTCTTCAGTATTTCCAAAGTATAACTCTGATAATTCAGGTGGCATTTTATGAGATGTCAACCTTATTGCACCACTATTACAGAAAAATCTCGGAGGTTCATATTCAAACCTCTTTGCACGACAGTATTGGTAGTGCGACACATTTTTTAGAGCAACATAGTCACTTCGTTGCTCTTTAGCAGCCAGACACACCTTTCTAGCCCGGCTATGAGATGAATATATAAGAAGTATCATTAAAAAAATGGACGAAGGCATACGTATGGTGGACATTATTATAATATAAAGTTTATGCAAACCTTTGATTGGAATAGCGTTCAAGGAAACAGGAGGTAGTTTAGATGTACCCGACGTGGGCCCTTATATAAAAATATTCACAGATTACAGTAATGTACAAACAATATGTTATTCTCAAAGAAAGTATAATCTAAAGGCAGGTTTACCTGTTTCACGAATGATAGGGGGATCCAATATAGACTTTTCTTTTTCTAGATTATCCATCACTGTAGTCGTGCAAGTTTGAAGACTGGCAGCTAGTAAATTGAATAGCCAAGACGTTTAAAAGCGTACAGTGAAGCCACAGTAGATGCAAAATAAAATGTAAAACATCatgtggtatttttgtattttagttTATAGGCACATATAAGATAAGTAAGATATCATACTCAATCTCCAAGCAAAATTAAGAAGCATCCTTGTCCTAATAATATATAGTGGATAAACATGAGTACAACAATATAACCTTTTTAACGAAGAGAAAGATATGGTTACCTATTTCACAAATGATAGGGGTATCCAATAtacccttttctttttttaaattatcaCGCAATGTAGTCAGGAAAGCTTGATGTTTGGTACCTGGTAACACAACAGTGAAGGCGTTTAAAAGCGTACAGTGAAGCTTCAACAGGTGCTAAATAGAGTGCAATAGAGCACGTACTATTTGAGTATTTTAGCTTGTAGGCACATAAGATAAATAAGGTATTATACTAAGTTTCCAAGCAAAATACATAAGAACCATTGTATTAATAACATATGGTTTCTAAATATGAGTATAACAATCTAACCTTTTTCCGCAAGGGAAGGAGGTTCTCGTATGGTAAGAGCAGTTTGTTTTAGAAATCCTGTTTTGTCCCAAGATAATGTTGCCTGCTCTGGGACAACAACAATTAGACTTTCAAGAAGGCGGTGCTTTGAAAATTTTTGTCTTCTCATGCGTCGCGATAGCAACATCGCTTCCCTTATACGAGTAGATATTTGGCTCTGCGTATCACGCCGTTTGAGCTGCATTGCAACATTCTTTTTTTCTGTGTATGAGTACTTATTTGGTTATTTGGAATCCATCTGTTTATGGCAGCTCAATTTTCCTTTTCACCTATAAATATTTCCAGCAGAAGTTCTCATCAGATGTTTAAAAAAgacataaattatatttttaatatcACGGAATACAATATCTATTAAATATTCTATCTAGGAGACCAAAAAATGGTATACTGATCACTGAGGGCTCATGTCTTAGAGACATGTCATACATCACTGGCAAATAAATTGGCTTTATATTAATTTGTATATCCTTAAAAATCCTCATTAATAGTTTTGGTTATGAAATCATCCTAGTAAATCCACCAAAGCGTTCATTTCAacatcttcttttcttcttcttcttcttcttcttcttcttcttcttcttattattattattattattattattattattattattattattattattattattattattattattattattattagtatagTCATCATAAGTATATGTGTACTTTGCAATTGCACAAACAGGGTAAAaatattgttcttaaattttttaTAGCTATTTGGAGCAAATAGAATAATCTGCTTAGCagtgaatatatttttttatctaaTCAATTACGTATAATGTTTGTGCAACCATTGTTCAGTGTGATCATCATACACATTGTATGATGCAAGTTACAATCTCACTGAAGACAAACTGTGGTAAATTAAATTCGACTTCGATGTATGAAAGCTCCAGAAACATTTGGACAAGAGAAATCAATGTTTCTGGATAGGTTCTTCACCACTAAACCTTATTTCACTAAGGTAATTCCATTGATCAGAATTAGCTTATTGATCTATCTTTTTGTTTTGAATGTATAGTGCCAACACTGTAGCAGATCTACTTGTTAAGCATGACATGACTTTAGCTCCTTGCGCAAGCCATCAACACTGTCATCCTCTACATTATGAAGAACCCCTTCTTTATGCTTTACTTATTTTCAATAATGACTGTTCCGAAACTTATATAGCCGGAACAGCCTCCGATGTAAAACCTCTACTACTTGTCTTTCTTAACTTTTAGCTAGCACATCTCTGCGTTAAAGAACTCACATAAGATAGATTTTGGATCAACACCTGAACACAAATTCCCAACGTTCTTGAAATATGATAATTTTTACAGCAACATTTcatatgaaaatttgaaagaatatCAAACCTTTAAAGCAAGAACTGAGTGAAACAAAACAAACTACTATTGAAAAGAGACAATGATAATCATCTATGAATGACAAAAAAGTATTTTCCATAATAAAGTTACAACGTTTATCAGCTTTAAAAAAACTTGCAAAAAGTGAAGATTATACTTTAGCCTTTGACAGACCCAGGTTGACATAGGAGAGACCAGATAATTGCTACAAAGTCTTCTTGCACTACATTTTTAATTATTTCGATCAAATAAAGCCACGTTAACTCTTTAATATTGAGGATACTATGCACCAACCAAAAAAAATATTGATGCCAGAAATCCATCAGAAGAAGAACATGAATAATACCAAGAGGCACTTTAGACTAGCTAATAGCGACTTTGAACAATTCGTTCAACTCTTTATCTTTGGCTATAGAATTATGTTAATGTTATGCCCTTTCATATTGAACCCAGCAAACAGATCTACATCtataattttttctttaattcaGGAAAGAATTCAATTTGAGACTTTGCATTTATATAAGCAGGCAGGGGTTAATCCTTTTGCTGCTAATTCTTTATTCTAGCAGTCAGCTCTCTCTCTTCTAATTATGCTTTCATTtgctatttctgtttattttcttagttgatTTAAAGTGTTGAGCATATATGTTGAAAAATTCTAAGTGCATAAAATAAGTATATGCATGTAACCTATAGGAAAGCGAGAATAATGTTTcatcaaaaattaattttctccTATCTATGTTCTATATCAAGAATTTATGATACTACCATACCCAAATAACTATTTAGTAGCTTGTACTACTAAAACAACATCTTCTTCTACTCGTTCTAAACATCCTCTTCTACGTAAGTGAAATAACAAGACTTTGAGAATATCTATCGACTTTTACATATTCAGCAGCTAATCGATGTGAACAAAAAAATAAACTCTATTGAAATTTCTCTcctttttgagaaaaaaatacaAGGCATGGATGGTTTAGTTCGATTTGTACTGTCTAATTGAAAGAAAAAGTAGTTGTTAGCATTTTATCGTAGGTTTCCCCAACTATTTCATACTCGAGAAATTAAACCCAAACAATAGTAGAAATCTAAAAAAAATGCCCAATTCATTCAACAATTGCCTCAAACACATAAAGAGCAAAGTCAACGGACAGATTAAAATGTCTGAGCAATAAAGACCTAGCATGCCATAAAGATTAAATAGAGAAACATGGGCGAAGAAGAATAGGAGGAAAACTCACAAGAAACAATGATCCAAATGGAAAAATTCACAAAAGTGCAAAGATAAGATCTGCAAAGCTTTTCTGATAATGGTGATACTGAATTTGCAATAAACTGGTTGTTAACCTTTTGATACAAATGACCTGCATTTGCCAAGTATCTCAAAGAGCTGCCAGCTTAGTACCGATAAGAACAAAGAGTGAGAAGAGAGAAGCGAAAGAAAAGCCTGTACAGTGCGGTGATTGCTAGGTTTTGAAGTAAAACATTAAAAATTAGATgaaaagataaaattatccttGAAGTGTGAAGCAAGAATGTCGTCCAGGTGTGTGCTAAGTCCCTCTTATTAGATAGGAGAATAAGAACATTTATGAAGCGTTCCACTTTAAAATTCtgtattttatatttataatttattctTATTAGAATTTTTGGTTAAGTTTATTATTAG harbors:
- the LOC107824485 gene encoding uncharacterized protein LOC107824485, yielding MQLKRRDTQSQISTRIREAMLLSRRMRRQKFSKHRLLESLIVVVPEQATLSWDKTGFLKQTALTIREPPSLAEKGTKHQAFLTTLRDNLKKEKGILDTPIICEIAASLQTCTTTVMDNLEKEKSILDPPIIRETGPTSGTSKLPPVSLNAIPIKVDGFLDMEDESLQKGKRKRDTVSCREYYCYKFQIRDNETNEVIHCGRIFQQFIVDVYIKLETQRLDFFSFNPDLFRIEFLQRLLDILRFGEREASKIGKKTFLPVTFIGGPRDMRRRYMDAIALIQYFGKPDFFITMTCNPSWPEIKEHLLLADEVQNRPDLVIRIFRAKVEELKIDILKRQIFGRVVGFMYTIEFKKCGLPHAHFLIILADEHKLLTPESYDKFVCAELPDSKKDRDLYLLVIKHMMHVRCGKGRIHIQYTEGEIGEAVEARVCSDIKVVKYIYKYICKGHDKITFHIHASDTDIDIDEIKEYQSARWVSPPEAAWRLLRFPISEMTPSVFHLQLHLEGQQFVSFKSIENVDRILSNLMIRKTMLTEFFVMNRTNKDAMQLLLLYKEFPEYFVWSFKEKMWTRRTKGNVIGRVVTCHPTEGERYYLRLLLMNVRGPKSYQDLCKVDGKYYNTFREAAEKRGLLHCDNNLVELYCNPSNLAELWKQFEDSMSEDFKILPNMNAKDIRFMALNHINDVLHFMRRDINKYNLIPEKIKLSAAIRETNDSQIFSNKSGALFVDGPGGIGKTFPYRALLVVVRSKGFVALATASSALIRDAKLIVWDEVSMAKKKVIETFNILLKDLMDTNALFGGKEVEVAKESGQSSDAKVKCEMEYPTCLDGESQKVDTNHVDNSLLCGELLASYIDSFAHNLGSSTKRLHSL